One genomic window of Conger conger chromosome 7, fConCon1.1, whole genome shotgun sequence includes the following:
- the aff4 gene encoding AF4/FMR2 family member 4 isoform X4, with the protein MASQTGNMNREDRNVLRMKERERRIQEIQQGGAAFPANSPLFPEPYKVSSKEDKLSSRIQSMLGNYDEMEKELIGETTLPKLGGAGKPPGGSSAEEKSAQALFGEQQQQRGGQSSKWTPVGPAAGSSSQSQKRSSSGLQGHGGGQRSSGQRHERDYSGSKKSSKHGGSDHSKSHGSSPAKGSLSAGHSRAHGSAEHHGKERYRKSPHEREATWDSPSRVHTSSSSSSSSFPSGQHSSQAFPPSLMCKPSSMLQKPTAYVRPMDGQETLEPRPSSESYGGQSHGGSSVGEMKSSSKASLAKLKIPSQPLEASMSGEANCVDEILKEMTQSWPPPLTAIHTPCKTEPSKFPFPSKDTQHPSYPSGGHKRYVSSKTSSNSHQPKPCDAEQANMLENDLKISSSEDSDGEPDSVKNPSRNPSASNNSEAAEREDSSSHSGSESSSGSDSETESSSSDSEANEPPRAASPEPEPPTANKWQLDNWLHIVKQLSPASPVDNSVPGKYKKDSSGKGYGGQGGSKESSSSGPGRDLRANQKSLESGRGRQKSPAQSDGGAAPRRTVGKKQPKKPEKPPVVEEPKGGLKVESEPPPEIPPNRPKAATKGSRKPSIKKEPKSSPRQATDKRKAPKTPPSKTPPKSRALVETDLSSSDSEDNDSIPSSSQTPKYAESIRTPVCIFSPMEEKGLISPLSEPEDRFPVRPQVLLVKIDLRLLTRVPGQPKSERDATAQRDGKDFSDKPSGEKLKGKRKPKNEDDAVKSESKKPRMEDKGTSHHKSSSKESLKRGLEKEKESAPSPSIGGLQKTPKAEHQSRKRTASQSSTSISSGSGGSNKDCTKSGGSSSSKHRKQEDKQGRGTKEGKEKSSKSADNQPPAPLLSVEGSKLQRSKLAFEDRVHSADYYLQEAKKLKHNADALTDRFEKAVYYLDAVVSFIECGNALEKSAQEAKSPFPMYAETVELIKYTMKLKSYMAPDATSADKRLAVLCLRCQSLLYLRLFKLRKESALKYSKTLTEHLKNSLGNTQAPSPGMGSKAVGMPSPVSPKLSPGNAGGYSSSSSNPSSGSSVTIPQRIHQMAASYVQVTSNFLYATEVWDQAEQLAREQKDFFTELDKVMSPLIFNTSSMTELVRFTRQGLHWLRLDAKLIP; encoded by the exons ATGGCCTCTCAGACAGG CAACATGAACCGTGAAGACCGGAATGTGCTCCGtatgaaagaaagagaaaggcgAATCCAAGAAATCCAGCAGGGAGGAGCAGCCTTCCCAGCCAACTCCCCCCTCTTTCCCGAACCTTATAAAGTT TCCAGTAAGGAAGACAAACTCTCCAGCCGTATccagagcatgctgggtaacTACGACgagatggagaaagagctgATCGGTGAAACCACCCTCCCCAAACTCGGCGGCGCAGGCAAGCCCCCCGGCGGCTCGTCGGCGGAGGAGAAGTCGGCGCAGGCGCTGTTCggcgagcagcagcagcagcgcgGCGGGCAGAGCAGTAAATGGACTCCGGTCGGCCCGGCCGCCGGCAGCTCCTCCCAGTCGCAGAAGCGCTCGTCGTCAGGGTTACAGGGCCACGGCGGCGGCCAGCGGTCCTCGGGCCAGCGGCACGAGCGGGACTACAGCGGCAGCAAGAAGTCCAGCAAACATGGCGGCTCGGACCACTCCAAGTCGCACGGCTCCAGCCCGGCGAAGGGCTCCCTGAGCGCCGGACACTCGCGGGCCCACGGCTCGGCCGAGCACCACGGCAAGGAGCGCTACCGCAAGTCTCCGCACGAGCGAGAGGCCACCTGGGACTCGCCCTCCCGCGtgcacacctcctcctcctcctcatcctcctccttccCCAGCGGGCAGCACTCCAGCCAGGCCTTCCCCCCGTCCCTCATGTGCAAGCCCAGCTCCATGCTGCAGAAGCCCACGGCCTACGTGCGCCCCATGGACGGGCAGGAGACGCTGGAGCCCCGCCCCTCGTCCGAGAGCTACGGCGGCCAGTCGCACGGCGGGAGCAGCGTCGGCGAGATGAAGTCCAGCAGCAAGGCCTCCCTCGCCAAGCTGAAAATCCCCTCGCAGCCCCTAGAG GCGTCCATGTCAGGGGAAGCCAACTGCGTGGATGAAATCTTAAAG GAAATGACCCAGTCGTGGCCACCTCCATTGACAGCCATTCACACGCCGTGCAAAACGGAACCCTCAAAATTCCCCTTCCCCTCCAAG GACACCCAGCACCCGAGCTACCCGAGTGGGGGTCACA AGAGGTACGTTTCATCGAAGACGTCCTCGAACAGCCATCAGCCCAAGCCATGTGATGCCGAACAAGCAAA catgttggaaaatgacCTGAAAATCAGTAGCAGTGAGGACAGCGATGGGGAACCAGATTCTGTGAAAAACCCCTCGAGAAACCCCTCAGCCAG CAACAACAGCGAGGCGGCGGAGCGGGAGGACTCGAGCAGCCACAGCGGGTCAGAGAGCAGCTCGGGGTCGGACAGCGAGACCGAGAGCAGCTCCAGCGACAGTGAGGCCAACGAGCCCCCGCGAGCCGCGTCCCCTGAG CCCGAACCGCCAACGGCAAACAAATGGCAGCTGGACAACTGGCTGCACATAGTCAAACAGTTATCCCCCGCCTCTCCGGTGGACAACAGCGTCCCGGGCAAGTACAAGAAGGATAGCTCGGGGAAGGGCTACGGAGGCCAGGGGGGATCCAAGGAGTCGAGCTCGTCCGGGCCGGGGCGGGACCTGCGGGCCAATCAGAAGAGCCTGGAGAGCGGGCGGGGGAGGCAGAAGTCCCCCGCCCAGAGTGATGGTGGGGCCGCCCCACGCAGGACGGTGGGTAAGAAGCAGCCCAAAAAGCCCGAGAAGCCCCCCGTGGTGGAGGAGCCCAAGGGCGGGCTGAAGGTGGAGAGCGAGCCCCCACCGGAGATCCCGCCCAACCGGCCCAAGGCCGCCACCAAGGGCTCCCGGAAGCCCAGCATCAAGAAGGAGCCCAAGTCCTCGCCCCGGCAGGCCACGGACAAGCGCAAGGCCCCCAAGACCCCCCCCAGCAAGACCCCGCCGAAGTCCCGGGCGCTCGTGGAGACGGACCTGTCGTCCTCGGACTCGGAGGACAACGACAGCATCCCGTCCTCCTCTCAGACGCCCAAGTACGCCGAGAGCATCCGCACGCCCGTCTGCATCTTCTCCCCCatggaggagaagggcctgatCTCGCCCCTCAGCGAGCCCGAGGACCGCTTCCCCGTCCGGCCGCAGGTCCTCCTGGTGAAGATCGACCTGCGGCTGCTGACCCGCGTGCCGGGCCAGCCCAAATCAGAGCGGGACGCCACCGCCCAGCGCGATGGCAAGGACTTCAGCGACAAACCGTCCGGCGAGAAGCTCAAGGGCAAGAGGAAGCCCAAG AACGAAGACGATGCGGTGAAGAGCGAGAGCAAGAAGCCCAGGATGGAGGACAAGGGCACGTCCCACCACAAGTCCAGCAGCAAAGA GTCGTTGAAGAGGGgcctggagaaggagaaggagtcGGCCCCCTCGCCCTCCATCGGCGGGCTCCAGAAGACGCCAAAGGCGGAGCATCAGAGCCGGAAGCGCACCGCCAGCCAATCGtccacctccatctcctccgGCAGCGGCGGCAGCAACAAGGACTGTACCAAGAGCGGGGGGAGCTCGTCCTCCAAGCACCGCAAGCAGGAGGACAAGCAGGGCAGGGGCACCAAAGAGGGCAAG GAGAAGAGCTCGAAGAGTGCAGATAACCAGCCCCCGGCTCCACTGCTCTCCGTGGAAGGCTCGAAGCTGCAGAGATCGAAACTGGCGTTCGAGGACAG GGTCCACTCTGCTGATTACTACTTACAGGAGGCCAAGAAACTGAAGCACAACGCTGACGCACTG ACGGACCGCTTCGAGAAGGCTGTGTACTACCTGGACGCTGTGGTGTCGTTCATCGAGTGCGGCAACGCCCTGGAGAAGAGCGCCCAGGAGGCCAAGTCCCCGTTCCCCATGTACGCCGAGACCGTGGAGCTCATCAA gtacaCTATGAAGTTGAAGAGCTACATGGCTCCGGACGCCACCTCGGCTGATAAACGGCTGGCAGTGCTGTG TCTGCGGTGCCAGTCCCTGCTCTACCTTCGGCTGTTCAAGCTGAGGAAAGAGAGCGCGCTGAAATATTCCAAAACCCTCACAGAACACTTGAAG aaTTCCTTAGGTAATACACAAGCCCCTTCTCCAGGAATGGGGAG TAAAGCAGTGGGCATGCCCTCCCCCGTCTCCCCCAAGCTCTCCCCCGGCAACGCGGGGGGGtactcctccagctcctccaacCCCAGCAGCGGCTCCTCCGTCACCATCCCCCAGCGCATACACCAGATGGCCGCCAGCTACGTCCAGGTCACCTCCAACTTCCTGTACGCCACCGAGGTGTGGGACCAGGCTGAGCAGCTGGCCCGAGAGCAGAAAG ACTTCTTCACTGAGCTGGACAAGGTGATGAGTCCTCTGATCTTCAACACCAGCAGCATGACAGAACTGGTGCGTTTCACGCGGCAGGGCCTGCACTGGCTCCGACTCGACGCCAAGCTCATACCCTGA
- the aff4 gene encoding AF4/FMR2 family member 4 isoform X5, giving the protein MNREDRNVLRMKERERRIQEIQQGGAAFPANSPLFPEPYKVSSKEDKLSSRIQSMLGNYDEMEKELIGETTLPKLGGAGKPPGGSSAEEKSAQALFGEQQQQRGGQSSKWTPVGPAAGSSSQSQKRSSSGLQGHGGGQRSSGQRHERDYSGSKKSSKHGGSDHSKSHGSSPAKGSLSAGHSRAHGSAEHHGKERYRKSPHEREATWDSPSRVHTSSSSSSSSFPSGQHSSQAFPPSLMCKPSSMLQKPTAYVRPMDGQETLEPRPSSESYGGQSHGGSSVGEMKSSSKASLAKLKIPSQPLEASMSGEANCVDEILKEMTQSWPPPLTAIHTPCKTEPSKFPFPSKDTQHPSYPSGGHKRYVSSKTSSNSHQPKPCDAEQANMLENDLKISSSEDSDGEPDSVKNPSRNPSASNNSEAAEREDSSSHSGSESSSGSDSETESSSSDSEANEPPRAASPEVGFKPEPPTANKWQLDNWLHIVKQLSPASPVDNSVPGKYKKDSSGKGYGGQGGSKESSSSGPGRDLRANQKSLESGRGRQKSPAQSDGGAAPRRTVGKKQPKKPEKPPVVEEPKGGLKVESEPPPEIPPNRPKAATKGSRKPSIKKEPKSSPRQATDKRKAPKTPPSKTPPKSRALVETDLSSSDSEDNDSIPSSSQTPKYAESIRTPVCIFSPMEEKGLISPLSEPEDRFPVRPQVLLVKIDLRLLTRVPGQPKSERDATAQRDGKDFSDKPSGEKLKGKRKPKNEDDAVKSESKKPRMEDKGTSHHKSSSKDRSLKRGLEKEKESAPSPSIGGLQKTPKAEHQSRKRTASQSSTSISSGSGGSNKDCTKSGGSSSSKHRKQEDKQGRGTKEGKEKSSKSADNQPPAPLLSVEGSKLQRSKLAFEDRVHSADYYLQEAKKLKHNADALTDRFEKAVYYLDAVVSFIECGNALEKSAQEAKSPFPMYAETVELIKYTMKLKSYMAPDATSADKRLAVLCLRCQSLLYLRLFKLRKESALKYSKTLTEHLKNSLGNTQAPSPGMGSKAVGMPSPVSPKLSPGNAGGYSSSSSNPSSGSSVTIPQRIHQMAASYVQVTSNFLYATEVWDQAEQLAREQKDFFTELDKVMSPLIFNTSSMTELVRFTRQGLHWLRLDAKLIP; this is encoded by the exons ATGAACCGTGAAGACCGGAATGTGCTCCGtatgaaagaaagagaaaggcgAATCCAAGAAATCCAGCAGGGAGGAGCAGCCTTCCCAGCCAACTCCCCCCTCTTTCCCGAACCTTATAAAGTT TCCAGTAAGGAAGACAAACTCTCCAGCCGTATccagagcatgctgggtaacTACGACgagatggagaaagagctgATCGGTGAAACCACCCTCCCCAAACTCGGCGGCGCAGGCAAGCCCCCCGGCGGCTCGTCGGCGGAGGAGAAGTCGGCGCAGGCGCTGTTCggcgagcagcagcagcagcgcgGCGGGCAGAGCAGTAAATGGACTCCGGTCGGCCCGGCCGCCGGCAGCTCCTCCCAGTCGCAGAAGCGCTCGTCGTCAGGGTTACAGGGCCACGGCGGCGGCCAGCGGTCCTCGGGCCAGCGGCACGAGCGGGACTACAGCGGCAGCAAGAAGTCCAGCAAACATGGCGGCTCGGACCACTCCAAGTCGCACGGCTCCAGCCCGGCGAAGGGCTCCCTGAGCGCCGGACACTCGCGGGCCCACGGCTCGGCCGAGCACCACGGCAAGGAGCGCTACCGCAAGTCTCCGCACGAGCGAGAGGCCACCTGGGACTCGCCCTCCCGCGtgcacacctcctcctcctcctcatcctcctccttccCCAGCGGGCAGCACTCCAGCCAGGCCTTCCCCCCGTCCCTCATGTGCAAGCCCAGCTCCATGCTGCAGAAGCCCACGGCCTACGTGCGCCCCATGGACGGGCAGGAGACGCTGGAGCCCCGCCCCTCGTCCGAGAGCTACGGCGGCCAGTCGCACGGCGGGAGCAGCGTCGGCGAGATGAAGTCCAGCAGCAAGGCCTCCCTCGCCAAGCTGAAAATCCCCTCGCAGCCCCTAGAG GCGTCCATGTCAGGGGAAGCCAACTGCGTGGATGAAATCTTAAAG GAAATGACCCAGTCGTGGCCACCTCCATTGACAGCCATTCACACGCCGTGCAAAACGGAACCCTCAAAATTCCCCTTCCCCTCCAAG GACACCCAGCACCCGAGCTACCCGAGTGGGGGTCACA AGAGGTACGTTTCATCGAAGACGTCCTCGAACAGCCATCAGCCCAAGCCATGTGATGCCGAACAAGCAAA catgttggaaaatgacCTGAAAATCAGTAGCAGTGAGGACAGCGATGGGGAACCAGATTCTGTGAAAAACCCCTCGAGAAACCCCTCAGCCAG CAACAACAGCGAGGCGGCGGAGCGGGAGGACTCGAGCAGCCACAGCGGGTCAGAGAGCAGCTCGGGGTCGGACAGCGAGACCGAGAGCAGCTCCAGCGACAGTGAGGCCAACGAGCCCCCGCGAGCCGCGTCCCCTGAGGTGGGGTTTAAA CCCGAACCGCCAACGGCAAACAAATGGCAGCTGGACAACTGGCTGCACATAGTCAAACAGTTATCCCCCGCCTCTCCGGTGGACAACAGCGTCCCGGGCAAGTACAAGAAGGATAGCTCGGGGAAGGGCTACGGAGGCCAGGGGGGATCCAAGGAGTCGAGCTCGTCCGGGCCGGGGCGGGACCTGCGGGCCAATCAGAAGAGCCTGGAGAGCGGGCGGGGGAGGCAGAAGTCCCCCGCCCAGAGTGATGGTGGGGCCGCCCCACGCAGGACGGTGGGTAAGAAGCAGCCCAAAAAGCCCGAGAAGCCCCCCGTGGTGGAGGAGCCCAAGGGCGGGCTGAAGGTGGAGAGCGAGCCCCCACCGGAGATCCCGCCCAACCGGCCCAAGGCCGCCACCAAGGGCTCCCGGAAGCCCAGCATCAAGAAGGAGCCCAAGTCCTCGCCCCGGCAGGCCACGGACAAGCGCAAGGCCCCCAAGACCCCCCCCAGCAAGACCCCGCCGAAGTCCCGGGCGCTCGTGGAGACGGACCTGTCGTCCTCGGACTCGGAGGACAACGACAGCATCCCGTCCTCCTCTCAGACGCCCAAGTACGCCGAGAGCATCCGCACGCCCGTCTGCATCTTCTCCCCCatggaggagaagggcctgatCTCGCCCCTCAGCGAGCCCGAGGACCGCTTCCCCGTCCGGCCGCAGGTCCTCCTGGTGAAGATCGACCTGCGGCTGCTGACCCGCGTGCCGGGCCAGCCCAAATCAGAGCGGGACGCCACCGCCCAGCGCGATGGCAAGGACTTCAGCGACAAACCGTCCGGCGAGAAGCTCAAGGGCAAGAGGAAGCCCAAG AACGAAGACGATGCGGTGAAGAGCGAGAGCAAGAAGCCCAGGATGGAGGACAAGGGCACGTCCCACCACAAGTCCAGCAGCAAAGA CAGGTCGTTGAAGAGGGgcctggagaaggagaaggagtcGGCCCCCTCGCCCTCCATCGGCGGGCTCCAGAAGACGCCAAAGGCGGAGCATCAGAGCCGGAAGCGCACCGCCAGCCAATCGtccacctccatctcctccgGCAGCGGCGGCAGCAACAAGGACTGTACCAAGAGCGGGGGGAGCTCGTCCTCCAAGCACCGCAAGCAGGAGGACAAGCAGGGCAGGGGCACCAAAGAGGGCAAG GAGAAGAGCTCGAAGAGTGCAGATAACCAGCCCCCGGCTCCACTGCTCTCCGTGGAAGGCTCGAAGCTGCAGAGATCGAAACTGGCGTTCGAGGACAG GGTCCACTCTGCTGATTACTACTTACAGGAGGCCAAGAAACTGAAGCACAACGCTGACGCACTG ACGGACCGCTTCGAGAAGGCTGTGTACTACCTGGACGCTGTGGTGTCGTTCATCGAGTGCGGCAACGCCCTGGAGAAGAGCGCCCAGGAGGCCAAGTCCCCGTTCCCCATGTACGCCGAGACCGTGGAGCTCATCAA gtacaCTATGAAGTTGAAGAGCTACATGGCTCCGGACGCCACCTCGGCTGATAAACGGCTGGCAGTGCTGTG TCTGCGGTGCCAGTCCCTGCTCTACCTTCGGCTGTTCAAGCTGAGGAAAGAGAGCGCGCTGAAATATTCCAAAACCCTCACAGAACACTTGAAG aaTTCCTTAGGTAATACACAAGCCCCTTCTCCAGGAATGGGGAG TAAAGCAGTGGGCATGCCCTCCCCCGTCTCCCCCAAGCTCTCCCCCGGCAACGCGGGGGGGtactcctccagctcctccaacCCCAGCAGCGGCTCCTCCGTCACCATCCCCCAGCGCATACACCAGATGGCCGCCAGCTACGTCCAGGTCACCTCCAACTTCCTGTACGCCACCGAGGTGTGGGACCAGGCTGAGCAGCTGGCCCGAGAGCAGAAAG ACTTCTTCACTGAGCTGGACAAGGTGATGAGTCCTCTGATCTTCAACACCAGCAGCATGACAGAACTGGTGCGTTTCACGCGGCAGGGCCTGCACTGGCTCCGACTCGACGCCAAGCTCATACCCTGA